Genomic window (Bacteroidales bacterium):
ACGCCGCAATTTGCGGTTGAATCGTTGAAACAAATCATTAATTCCGGATTTTTTGTTTCTACTATTGTAACAACTCCGGATAAACCTGCCGGTCGCGGACTTAAACTCCAGCCATCCGCAGTTAAGTCTTTTGCTCTCGAACATGATATTCCGGTTTTACAACCCGAAAAATTATCCGATGAGAATTTTATCAACAAAATAAAAGAACTTAATCCAGACATTATTGTTGTTGTAGCCTTTAGAAAATTACCACAGTCGGTTTGGTCGATTCCAAAATTAGGCACATTCAATGTTCACACTTCGCTCCTGCCGCAATACAGAGGCGCTGCGCCTATCAACCATGCAATTATAAACGGCGAAACTAAAACGGGCATTACAACTTTTTTACTTGATGAACAAATTGATACTGGGAAGATTTTATTACAAAGAGAAATTGAAATTAAAAATACTGATACGTTTCTTGAAGTTCATGATAAGTTGATGGCTCTTGGTGCCGAATGTGCCGTAGAAACAATTAATATGCTTATAAAAGGAAATTATCAAGTTATTGATCAATCTAAATTAATACCAAAAGACGCCATACTTCATTCCGCACCGAAAATCAATAAGGAAGATTGTAGAATTGATTGGAATGATGATGCTGTGAAAATATACAATAAAATTCGCGGTTTATCTCCTATTCCCGCCGCATACACAGAAATAACAAACTCAAAAGGCGAAATATTACCAATAAAAATATTTCATTCGGAATATAAGATTTTACAAAACGAAAATAATAATCCGACAGGAAGTATAATCAGCGACGGGAAAAAGTATTTAGGAATCCAAGCTGCTAACGGAATTATTTATATAACCGATTTGCAATTAGCCGGAAAGAAAAGAATGAAAGTAGAAGAATTTCTACGTGGAGTTAAAATTTAACCGTTCCACGTATATTTATCGTCCCCAACCTTTTTAATTTTATCATTATCAATCAGCCAACTGATCTGTCTTATTAATTTTTCCTGATCAATATTGGGAATAAAGGAATATATTTCTTCCATACTTAAGATATTTCCCTTTAATTTTGGTTTGATAGTTTCAAGAATTACATCAAAATCATAATTGCTTAAGTAAAGTTTATTTCTTTTTCTACAATAATCACAAATGCCGCAACGATTGTTATTTTCTTCATCAAAATAATGCAAAAGCATAATACTTCTACATTTGGTTGTATTAGTAACATAAGCAGTTGCGTAATTCAATTTCTTTTCGGCAATATCTTTACGTAAAATATAACTATTCAAATCGGAGAAAATACTGCCATCCGGAACTCTATCATTATAAAAAACAATCTGCGGCATTGTCGGCACAGGAATATAATCAATCACATTCATTTTATTAAGATAGAACAAGGTTTTTACAATATTTTCCTTATCAGTGTTTAACTTTTTTGCGATTTTCTCTTCATCAATATTCACATAATTTGAAAAAGTTCCTTCATAAGTTCGTAAAATAGTTTGAATTACCGGATTCAGATTAGAATACCTTAATTGAAAATCATACAATTCGTCTCTATCGACTTTAAAGATTAATTTAGCTTGAACATTAAAATCGTCCGAAACAGATAATAAACCTTGATTGTCTAAAATCTTTAAAGTATTGAACACAACAACCGGAGATAAATTATATGAATTTGCAAATTTTGAAACATCGAAATCAAAATGATGACCGGCACCGGTGCCTACAACTATTTTAAAATAGTTACATAAATTATTATAAATCTGTTTAATAGTTTTAATGTCAGGATAGGTATTAACAAACTTTTCTTTAAGAGTTTCTATATCATTTTCATCATAAAGGAGAACAGCATATGCCGATTTTTCATCTCTTCCTCCCCTGCCTGCCTCCTGAAAATAACTTTCCAGATTATCAGGAATATCAAGATGAACAACAAACCTTACATCAGGTTTATCAATTCCCATCCCAAAAGCGTTTGTTGCTACAATAACTTTAGTCTTATTATTTTTCCAATCGTTTTGTTTGATTTCACGCGTTCGCGTATCCAATCCGGCATGATAATAATCTGCGGAAACACCATTATCAATAAGAAATTTGGCGATATCATAAGTTCCGCGGCGATTTCTCATGTAAACAATTCCAGAACCGGAAGTATTTTTACAAATCCGCAACAATCTTCCAAGCTTATTATCTTCTTTATAAACTAAATACGAAATATTTTTTCTTTCAAAAGATTTTTTGAAAACATTTTTTTCTTTAAATAATAGTTTATCTTGAATATCATCGACAACGTCTTTAGTTGCAGTAGCAGTCAAAGCCAGAATAGGAATACCGGGCAGAAGAGACCTGATATCGGCGATATTTAGATATTGCGGACGAAAATCGTAACCCCATTGTGAAATACAGTGCGCTTCATCAACAGCTATTAAAGAAATATTCAGCTTGTCAATATTAAGTAATATTAAATCGGTCTTTAATCGCTCCGGCGAAATATATAAAAATTTAGTACTATTATAAACCGCATTATTAATAACAATATCCTGCTGCAAGGAAGTCATGCCGGAATAAATAGTATCTGCCTTTATACCTCTTTTCTTCAGATTCTCAACTTGATCTTTCATAAGAGAAATCAAGGGTGAAACTACAAGGCATAAACCTTCCGAAGCCATTGCAGGCACTTGAAAACAGATAGACTTTCCACCTCCGGTAGGAAGTAAAGCCAATGTATCTTTACCTTCCAATATTGAGTTTATAATATCTTCCTGCATGGGCCGGAAGTTCGAATATCCCCAATATTTAAGTAAGGTTTTATGTATGTCATCTGTTTGTTTCATGAATACAAAAATAAGAAAATATTTGAGAATCGATAGTGATATATGACAATAAGATCATAAATTAATCAAGGAATAATTGGTCTCAGGATTTGATTTTTTAGTGTCATCTTTAAAAAAGTTTTATTGATTTTATTCATATTACTAATTTTATCCGTTACTTTGCAGACTTGTAAGAAAACGATGGAAATTTTTTATCAACC
Coding sequences:
- the fmt gene encoding methionyl-tRNA formyltransferase, which encodes MINIVFMGTPQFAVESLKQIINSGFFVSTIVTTPDKPAGRGLKLQPSAVKSFALEHDIPVLQPEKLSDENFINKIKELNPDIIVVVAFRKLPQSVWSIPKLGTFNVHTSLLPQYRGAAPINHAIINGETKTGITTFLLDEQIDTGKILLQREIEIKNTDTFLEVHDKLMALGAECAVETINMLIKGNYQVIDQSKLIPKDAILHSAPKINKEDCRIDWNDDAVKIYNKIRGLSPIPAAYTEITNSKGEILPIKIFHSEYKILQNENNNPTGSIISDGKKYLGIQAANGIIYITDLQLAGKKRMKVEEFLRGVKI
- a CDS encoding RecQ family ATP-dependent DNA helicase; protein product: MKQTDDIHKTLLKYWGYSNFRPMQEDIINSILEGKDTLALLPTGGGKSICFQVPAMASEGLCLVVSPLISLMKDQVENLKKRGIKADTIYSGMTSLQQDIVINNAVYNSTKFLYISPERLKTDLILLNIDKLNISLIAVDEAHCISQWGYDFRPQYLNIADIRSLLPGIPILALTATATKDVVDDIQDKLLFKEKNVFKKSFERKNISYLVYKEDNKLGRLLRICKNTSGSGIVYMRNRRGTYDIAKFLIDNGVSADYYHAGLDTRTREIKQNDWKNNKTKVIVATNAFGMGIDKPDVRFVVHLDIPDNLESYFQEAGRGGRDEKSAYAVLLYDENDIETLKEKFVNTYPDIKTIKQIYNNLCNYFKIVVGTGAGHHFDFDVSKFANSYNLSPVVVFNTLKILDNQGLLSVSDDFNVQAKLIFKVDRDELYDFQLRYSNLNPVIQTILRTYEGTFSNYVNIDEEKIAKKLNTDKENIVKTLFYLNKMNVIDYIPVPTMPQIVFYNDRVPDGSIFSDLNSYILRKDIAEKKLNYATAYVTNTTKCRSIMLLHYFDEENNNRCGICDYCRKRNKLYLSNYDFDVILETIKPKLKGNILSMEEIYSFIPNIDQEKLIRQISWLIDNDKIKKVGDDKYTWNG